In Sporosarcina sp. PTS2304, a genomic segment contains:
- a CDS encoding ABC transporter ATP-binding protein has translation MSEQKQRPSHGGGPGGPGGPGGNMMMAGQKAKDFKGTFRRLLGYLKPHRAKLAAVFLAAVLSTVFMVLGPKIMGNAITELFEGAYGKFNGIPDASIDFGTISKLLLLLGGLYVISSIFSYIQQYIMASVSQKTVFDLREDINNKLEKLPLKYYDGHPVGDTLSRVTNDIDTIGSTLQQTITQFITSVVTIVGILIMMLWISPMLTIIALVTLPLSIFVIRPFLKRSQKYFAAQQRTLGNLNGHIEEMYTGHQVVKVFGHEKKAIAEFEDVNEQLYDAGRRAQFISGIIMPMMTLIGNLSYVLICVIGGILVTQRAISIGDIQAFITYMKQFTQPITQTANIANIIQSTIAAAERVFELLDEEEEVQEVTTVSLKHAKGEVAFEHVDFGYGEDLLIKDMNVHVEPGQTVAIVGPTGAGKTTIINLLMRFYELNGGKITIDGLDTREMSREDLRTTFGMVLQDTWLFNGTIKDNIAYGNKNATEEQIIEAAQVTRADQFIRTLPEGYQTVLNEDASNVSQGQKQLITIARAVLANPSIMILDEATSSVDTRTELLIQQAMNRLMKGRTSFVIAHRLSTIQGADLILVMDQGEVIEQGTHEELLKQEGFYADLYYSQFSDKPAM, from the coding sequence ATGAGTGAACAAAAACAACGTCCATCTCACGGCGGCGGTCCAGGGGGTCCCGGTGGTCCAGGCGGTAATATGATGATGGCGGGACAGAAAGCTAAAGATTTTAAAGGGACATTCCGCAGACTGCTCGGTTATTTGAAACCTCATCGGGCGAAATTAGCAGCTGTTTTTCTCGCTGCTGTATTAAGTACAGTGTTCATGGTGCTAGGTCCTAAAATAATGGGTAATGCGATTACAGAGTTATTTGAAGGGGCATATGGGAAGTTCAATGGAATTCCAGATGCGTCCATCGATTTTGGAACGATTTCAAAGTTATTATTGTTGCTCGGTGGTTTGTATGTTATCAGTAGTATATTTAGTTATATCCAACAGTATATTATGGCGAGTGTTTCGCAAAAGACTGTCTTCGATTTACGGGAAGATATTAATAATAAATTAGAAAAATTACCACTAAAGTATTACGACGGACATCCTGTAGGCGATACGCTTAGCCGGGTAACGAACGATATTGATACGATCGGCAGTACATTACAACAAACGATTACACAATTTATCACTTCTGTAGTAACGATTGTCGGTATTCTCATTATGATGTTGTGGATCAGTCCTATGTTAACAATCATCGCACTTGTGACGTTACCGTTGTCTATATTCGTCATCAGACCATTTTTAAAAAGATCCCAAAAATATTTTGCGGCACAGCAGCGAACACTTGGAAATTTAAATGGTCATATAGAAGAAATGTATACGGGTCATCAAGTAGTAAAGGTCTTTGGTCACGAGAAAAAAGCCATTGCGGAATTCGAAGATGTCAATGAACAGTTGTATGATGCAGGTCGTCGGGCACAATTCATTTCGGGTATTATTATGCCGATGATGACGCTTATTGGAAACTTGAGTTATGTTCTAATTTGTGTGATCGGTGGAATTTTGGTTACACAACGTGCGATTTCTATTGGTGATATTCAAGCATTCATTACGTATATGAAGCAATTCACACAACCAATTACGCAAACAGCAAATATCGCTAACATTATCCAGTCCACTATTGCGGCCGCAGAACGTGTCTTTGAGTTATTGGATGAGGAAGAAGAAGTGCAAGAAGTGACGACGGTAAGTCTGAAGCATGCAAAAGGTGAAGTGGCGTTTGAACATGTAGATTTTGGTTATGGAGAAGATCTATTGATCAAAGACATGAATGTTCACGTAGAACCAGGTCAGACCGTTGCGATAGTCGGGCCTACAGGAGCAGGTAAGACGACTATCATTAATTTACTCATGCGTTTTTATGAACTAAATGGCGGCAAGATCACGATTGACGGATTGGATACTCGTGAGATGTCTAGAGAAGATTTACGGACTACATTTGGAATGGTGTTGCAAGATACATGGCTTTTCAATGGAACTATTAAAGATAATATAGCCTATGGTAATAAGAACGCCACAGAGGAGCAAATCATTGAAGCAGCGCAAGTGACACGTGCCGATCAGTTTATTCGCACACTTCCAGAAGGGTATCAAACTGTATTAAACGAAGACGCATCGAATGTCTCCCAAGGTCAGAAACAATTAATCACAATTGCTCGTGCTGTTCTAGCGAATCCATCCATTATGATCTTAGATGAAGCGACATCTAGCGTAGACACACGGACAGAATTATTAATTCAACAGGCGATGAATCGCCTGATGAAAGGTAGAACTAGCTTCGTCATCGCCCATCGACTTTCGACAATTCAAGGTGCCGATCTGATATTAGTGATGGATCAAGGAGAAGTGATCGAACAAGGTACCCATGAAGAATTGCTGAAGCAAGAAGGTTTCTACGCTGATTTATATTACAGTCAGTTCTCAGATAAGCCTGCCATGTGA